One part of the Halopenitus persicus genome encodes these proteins:
- a CDS encoding DNA-directed RNA polymerase subunit K — MSTNHNRYEKARILGARALQVSYGAPVLIDTDETQPILVAAEEYDAGVLPFTVRREEA; from the coding sequence ATGTCAACGAACCACAACCGCTACGAGAAGGCACGCATCCTCGGCGCACGAGCGCTGCAGGTGTCCTACGGCGCACCGGTGCTCATCGACACCGACGAGACGCAGCCGATCCTCGTCGCCGCCGAGGAGTACGACGCCGGCGTGCTCCCGTTCACCGTCCGCCGGGAGGAGGCGTAA